A window of Gammaproteobacteria bacterium genomic DNA:
GACTTTATCAAGTGTATGTAAATAGTATGGTAGGCAGCCACTAGAAAATAGTTTTTCGCTCAGCTCTGCCAATACCTGCGCATCATCATTGATATTTTTCAAAAGCACCGCTTGATTAAGGACAGTGATCCCTGCTTTACGCATCATTTGCAGCGACTCTTCAACCGAATTATCAATTTCATTCGGATGATTCGCATGAACCACAACAATTATTTGCAATCCGGATTCTAATAACATAGCCGTAAATTCTTGCGAGACTCGATGAGGGATTACAATGGGTAAACGCGTATGAAGTCTTAAACGTTTAATTTGTGGCAAAACTGAAAATTGCTGAATAATTTGAGCAAGCAAATTATCTTTCGCGATTAACGGATCACCACCACTAAAAATTATTTCATTGATGCTAGGATCAGCAGCAACATAATCAACAATTTTTTGCCAACCTGCACGTCCCGGATTATTTTCTTCATATGAAAAATTTTGCCTAAAACAATAGCGACAGTTGATTGCGCAAGCACCTGTAACCGTCAATAAAACTCGTCCGCGATATTTATGAATCAATCCTGGTAGTTTATTAGCTTGTTGCTCTTGTAACGGATCATGACTATAGCCTGGCATGGCTAATAATTCTTGTTTTGTAGGCAAAATTTGGAGTAATAATGGATCTCGAGGATCACCCATTCGCATTCGTGCCACATATTCGCGAGGGACACGCAGAGGAAATGACAAACTATTGGACGAACACAAACCCACTTGCTCGGGCTTAAGATGAAGTAATTCCAGTAAAATTTTGGGATTTGTAATGACATCAACCAAACTTTGCTGCCAGTCTGGCGTTGGCTTTTTCACTAATCGCTGTTGATTCATACTTACTGCTCTGTTATTTTAGCAAGGTTACCTGGATATTGTATAAATCAATCGTAGCGAGAAGCTCAAGAGCACTGAAGATCCGGAAGATTTTAGAAAATTTGTGCCGATAGCATAGTTGACACTATGTGACCAAACAAATTTTCTGAAATCTTCTGGAGACTCAGGATTATTGTGCTTCGCAGTAGATTGTTTATACAATATCCAGGTCAAATATAGTCTGTTTAATAAGGCGAATCAACATGGGAATGGTCAGCACAAATGATTTTAAGTCGGGCCTCAAGGTAATCCTCGAGAGCGATCCGTACAGCATCATTGAAAATGAATTTGTAAAACCCGGTAAAGGGCAAGCCTTCAACCGAGTCAGAATGCGTAATTTAAAAACGGGCCGTGTCCTCGAAAAAACCTTCAAATCGGGGGACACCCTTGAAACAGCAGATGTTGTCGAAATGGATATGCAGTTCCTATATTCTGATGGAGATCGCCTTCATTTTATGTCGCCAGCAACCTACGAACAACATGAAATCCCTGTGTCAGCAGTAGGCGATGCAGCACAATGGCTCAAAGAACAAGATTCTTGCATTATCACCATGTGGAACGGCGTTCCTTTAAACGTGGCGCCACCCAATTTTGTGAATCTCGCTGTCACCGACACAGATCCTGGTGTTCGAGGTGATACCGTGAGCGGTGGAAATAAGGCCGCAACACTAGAAACCGGCGCGGTTATCCGAGTTCCATTATTCATTAATATTGGTGATGTTTTAAAAATTGACACTCGCACCGGAACTTACGTTTCTCGTGCGAAAGAATAATTTAATAAGTATATGCACTCAACAATAAACCCACCGGTTGATTATCAACAAACCTGGCGCCCCACTGCGTCTATTTCACAATTACGTGCAAGAGCAAAAATTATTGCAGAACTACGTGCATTTTTTTCTGAACGTAATGTTTTAGAAGTGGACACTCCTATGCTTTGCCGAGTCACCGCTACCGATCCTCATCTATCGAGCATACGAGTCCCTCTCGATAATCATGAAATCGGTTTTTTACAAACATCTCCTGAATTTCCGATGAAAAGACTGTTGGCCAGTGGAATCGGTTCTATTTATTCTCTTGCTAAAGTATTTCGTGGCGATGAAAGTGGGCGTTATCATAATTTAGAATTCACCATGCTTGAATGGTATAGAATCGGATTTAATCACCATCAATTGATGGATGAAATGGATGAATTATTTCTACGAATTTTGAATAGCGAAAAAGCAATACGAGTAACCTATCGCGATCTATTTCGTCAATTTTTAAACATCGATCCTTTCACAGCATCTCTTTCTGAATTACAAAATGCGGCACAAAACAACAACATCAACGTACCCAATCTTGGAGACGATCACGATACTTGGTTGCAATTATTAATGAGCCACCTGATCGAACCTCAACTTGGCATGACACAACCCCATTTCATTTATAATTTTCCCGGCTCACAAGCAGCACTGGCAAAAATTCGAAATGAAGACGGACATCCCGTTGGAGAACGTTTTGAAGTGTATATTCAGGGCATAGAAATGGCTAATGGGTATCATGAATTAACAGACGACAAAGAACAACGTCATAGAATCAATGCCGACAATAGCCAACGAAAAAAAATGCACCTACCGGAATTACCCATCGATGAAAATTTACTCGCTGCTTTAGCTCATGGCATGCCTGAATGTGCGGGCGTTGCATTAGGCGTCGATCGCCTGATTATGTTAGCCACAAATGCCAACCACATTAATGAAGTAATTTCTTTTTCTTTTGATAGAGTATAATTTTGAAGGATTAACCATGCGTGTTTTTTATGCTCTTACATTACCACCATTAATTCAAGAGCACTGCCTGAATACTATTAAAAATCTAAAAAATGAATACCAATTTAAAGATATTCGCTGGACATCGCCTGATCATTTACATATCACAATACGATTTCTAGAAAACATCGATGAAGTGCAACTCAATACAATAAATTCATTACTTCAAGAACAATTAAAAACCTGCCAAGCCATCACAATTTCCACTCGCAAATTGATCTTATTCCCAGCAAAAAGGCCTCATATAATAGCACTTGCTGTTCATCTAAATTTAGAACTTGCCAATCTTGTGAGAACGCTAAACCAAACTCTCTCTTCAGAAGGAATTAAATTAGAGAAACGTCCTTTTGTAGCTCACATTACATTAGGTCGATTTAGGGAAACTACTCATACCGAAGATTTTACTTTCAATCACATCAAGACAATTGACGATATCGCGAATCGTGTTGTCCTTTTTAAAAGCGAACCGACCGAATCGGGAAGCGATTATACCACATTAAAAACATTTCAATTAAATAATGTGATTCAGCTCTAACATTGCGACTAGATGTAAATAGTAGACGTAATCCTTTCGTTCTGAGTTTGCATATTGATCACTTCCACTCCGATTCTCTTCAAACAACCACACTATAAAACTCCTTCATAATGCGAGCAGCAGATAAAGCAGTAATATTATTCTTGTCTAATTCCGGAATAAACTCACTGATATCCATCCCAATATAAGTGAAATTTTTTTTCAAATGTTGAATTAAATAAATAATTTGATTTAGGCTGGGACCACCGGGGTAAGGGCTTTCAACAGCCGGAGCGCAAGATGGGTTTAATCCATCCAGGTCAATTGAAAAATAAAGATATTTTAACCCAGAGAATTGTTTGATAATTTTATCGAGAACATTATCCATAGACGTAGAGGCAAATTCACTTCCCATTATTACGCCGATCTCAGATTGATAGACTTTCAATGCCTTGGCTTCATTTTCTGTAAATTGCCTAATACCTGTAAGCATGATCTGACGCGGCTTTAAATTTGGCATCAAAAAACCATGATGCAATATCGAGCTGTAAGTCAGTATTTTTTGAGCTTCGCAATCGGGATGTGCATCAAGATACACTACGCCATATTCTCCCGGAATAGTAGTATCTAATGCCTTAAGAGCGGAATATTTGATGACATGATCACCACCTAAACAAATAGGCACTTTTTCTTCTTGAAATAAGGCCTCAAACCGAGAGGATACTAATTCTGTCTCGGCTACAATGCTGCGCTCGTTAAAGTTTAAATTTCCAGAGTCCCACAAGTGCTCACCTGATTTAAAATTTTCAGGAAAAGAATAAAGCCGATTATCAACCTCACGAATAAAATCGGCAGAAAATATCTCACGATCTTGTGCTAAGGAGAATGTTGGCGCTGTTCCTGCGCATTGGGTGTTTGCCCCAAAGATTTCACATCGCGCATGAGCTCGTTTTTTACAGGTAGCATAGCTAAACAGGGTTTTCATTTCCATGTCCTTTTTGTTAAATGACAGTGGTATTGTAAGATACGCAGAAACATCAGTATAATTCATTATTTTCATTAAGTGATCAATTTTTATGGTTTTACTTGAACCTCAATTGCGGGCCTTTGAAGCCGTTGTTAGCGAAGGCACAGTCCATGGTGCAGCTGCATTATTGCACTTAACACAAACAGCGATAACCCAGCGAATAAGGCTGTTAGAGCAAAAGATGAAAACAACGCTTTTTGTCCGCAGTCGACGTGGCATGCTTCTAACTCCTGAGGGAGAAGTACTTCATAGGTATTGCCAACGAGTTGTTGAAATGGGTGGAGCTGCCCTTGCTACGATTCAAGGTGCGGGAAAAGAGTCGACCATAAGAGTTAAGATAGCTGGCCCAACCAGCATAATGCGTTCGCGTATAATTCCTAGGTGCGAATCAGTCATGAAAGCATTCCCTCATTTACTGCTCTCCTTCATTATTGATGATTCGAATGATATCAGTAAGCGCCTAAAATCAGGCGAAATTGATTTAGTAATATTGAGACCAGAATTAGTGACCTCTGAGATGGAGCACAAAACACTATTGCCAGAAAGTTATGTATTACTATGTAGCTCTCAATGGGGCGGGAGAACTTTGAAAGACATTATTGAGAATGAAAGAATAATTGATTTTGATGCCGATGATCCAATGACCTTTGCTTATTTAAAAGAATTTTCATTGCTCGATAACATTCAACCAGATAGGCATTTTGTCAATAATACAGAGAGCATTGCAGAATTATTTATTGCTGGATTAGGCTACGGAATCCTTACCGAAGAATTTGCACGACCTTATGTCATGTCGAGACAGTTAATATTGCTGAACAAGAAAAAAACTTTCAAGCATGACCTCACTTTAGCGTGGTATTCACGACCAGAGCCTCCGAAATACTTCGCTGCATTAATTAATGCTATTGATTAATAGACCTAACCCTGGATTGCATTTAGCAAGGAATTGACCCCAATCTTTCTGCAAAGTTTAATGCCTTGAATCGAAAACAAAAACTATAAGGGCAAGTCTGGAATTAAAACCAGTTTACCAGCCTTCTCCCTTCGTTTCTTAGTTTGCAGTCAACGTAGCAGTGCTCTCTTCTTCAGATGCTTTCTTAGAAAAAATAAACCACCCTAACACAGCGGCAATTAATAATGACAAAGGTAATACTGAAAGTGCCCATTGATAATCAACTGCATCATATACTTCTAAAGCTGCACCACTATGACGCCAGTTTGCAGAAACATGTAAAAGATACCCGACTAAAGGTTGGAAAAGAGGCACCGTACCCACACACAAAGCGTTGGTAAAACCAATCGCTGTGGTCTGAACATCGGGAGCGACAGATTCTTTTACATAAGTAAAACTCAATACATAAACACAACTAAAAACCCCCATTACAGCCATAATTCCGCCATACAACACTAAAGAAGTGGGTGGCCAATAAATTAACCATGTCAATAATATGCCTAATACTAATGCGGCTGACACATACACCGCGCGCAAATAATCGCGTACTAGTGGATAAATCATCCCAATCACAGGACAGCCGAATGCTAACCCAACAAAAATCATCGAAACAACGAGAGTGGCTTGTGAAGTTTGAATATTTCGCACAAGACTAATAAAAGGAATTCCCCACATCCCACTAAAAACAGAAACAATTGCAAATACCACACCAATGAAAATTCCATTGAGCCATAAATATGGATTTGTGAAAACACTCACAGCGTGATGCCAAAATTGTTTCGCTGATTGTTTTGGAGGAGCTAGATCTTCTTGTGGACGATTTCGAATAATTATCCACGAAAATACAGCAATCGATCCTGCGATGATGGCAGCGCCCACCATGCTCACTCGCCAACTCATTTGCTCGATTAATTTTGCAACATAAACATTCGCAATAATTGTAGCGATAGTTGCAACAAAATCACTCAACCCTAACATCAAGCTAAAATAACGAGACGGGAACCAATTACTAATTAAATACAAGGTACCTACATAAGCAAAAGACGAACCTCCGCCCATCATTATACGCGCCACATCAGCCATCCAAATCTGATCACTCATAGCAAATAATGCGCACCCAGCAGCACTGACAAATCCGCCAACCGTTAACAAAATTCTAGCGCCAAA
This region includes:
- the thpR gene encoding RNA 2',3'-cyclic phosphodiesterase, which produces MRVFYALTLPPLIQEHCLNTIKNLKNEYQFKDIRWTSPDHLHITIRFLENIDEVQLNTINSLLQEQLKTCQAITISTRKLILFPAKRPHIIALAVHLNLELANLVRTLNQTLSSEGIKLEKRPFVAHITLGRFRETTHTEDFTFNHIKTIDDIANRVVLFKSEPTESGSDYTTLKTFQLNNVIQL
- the efp gene encoding elongation factor P, with the translated sequence MGMVSTNDFKSGLKVILESDPYSIIENEFVKPGKGQAFNRVRMRNLKTGRVLEKTFKSGDTLETADVVEMDMQFLYSDGDRLHFMSPATYEQHEIPVSAVGDAAQWLKEQDSCIITMWNGVPLNVAPPNFVNLAVTDTDPGVRGDTVSGGNKAATLETGAVIRVPLFINIGDVLKIDTRTGTYVSRAKE
- a CDS encoding LysR family transcriptional regulator, with the protein product MVLLEPQLRAFEAVVSEGTVHGAAALLHLTQTAITQRIRLLEQKMKTTLFVRSRRGMLLTPEGEVLHRYCQRVVEMGGAALATIQGAGKESTIRVKIAGPTSIMRSRIIPRCESVMKAFPHLLLSFIIDDSNDISKRLKSGEIDLVILRPELVTSEMEHKTLLPESYVLLCSSQWGGRTLKDIIENERIIDFDADDPMTFAYLKEFSLLDNIQPDRHFVNNTESIAELFIAGLGYGILTEEFARPYVMSRQLILLNKKKTFKHDLTLAWYSRPEPPKYFAALINAID
- a CDS encoding arginase family protein — translated: MKTLFSYATCKKRAHARCEIFGANTQCAGTAPTFSLAQDREIFSADFIREVDNRLYSFPENFKSGEHLWDSGNLNFNERSIVAETELVSSRFEALFQEEKVPICLGGDHVIKYSALKALDTTIPGEYGVVYLDAHPDCEAQKILTYSSILHHGFLMPNLKPRQIMLTGIRQFTENEAKALKVYQSEIGVIMGSEFASTSMDNVLDKIIKQFSGLKYLYFSIDLDGLNPSCAPAVESPYPGGPSLNQIIYLIQHLKKNFTYIGMDISEFIPELDKNNITALSAARIMKEFYSVVV
- the epmA gene encoding elongation factor P--(R)-beta-lysine ligase; the encoded protein is MHSTINPPVDYQQTWRPTASISQLRARAKIIAELRAFFSERNVLEVDTPMLCRVTATDPHLSSIRVPLDNHEIGFLQTSPEFPMKRLLASGIGSIYSLAKVFRGDESGRYHNLEFTMLEWYRIGFNHHQLMDEMDELFLRILNSEKAIRVTYRDLFRQFLNIDPFTASLSELQNAAQNNNINVPNLGDDHDTWLQLLMSHLIEPQLGMTQPHFIYNFPGSQAALAKIRNEDGHPVGERFEVYIQGIEMANGYHELTDDKEQRHRINADNSQRKKMHLPELPIDENLLAALAHGMPECAGVALGVDRLIMLATNANHINEVISFSFDRV
- a CDS encoding MFS transporter, coding for MSNYANQQSSSRLPRRLLPWMIWGIGTAFVLFQFLLQLSSGVLVERLMHDFSMTALSAGIMSGAYYYIYVLLQTPAGMLIDRFGARILLTVGGFVSAAGCALFAMSDQIWMADVARIMMGGGSSFAYVGTLYLISNWFPSRYFSLMLGLSDFVATIATIIANVYVAKLIEQMSWRVSMVGAAIIAGSIAVFSWIIIRNRPQEDLAPPKQSAKQFWHHAVSVFTNPYLWLNGIFIGVVFAIVSVFSGMWGIPFISLVRNIQTSQATLVVSMIFVGLAFGCPVIGMIYPLVRDYLRAVYVSAALVLGILLTWLIYWPPTSLVLYGGIMAVMGVFSCVYVLSFTYVKESVAPDVQTTAIGFTNALCVGTVPLFQPLVGYLLHVSANWRHSGAALEVYDAVDYQWALSVLPLSLLIAAVLGWFIFSKKASEEESTATLTAN
- the epmB gene encoding EF-P beta-lysylation protein EpmB: MNQQRLVKKPTPDWQQSLVDVITNPKILLELLHLKPEQVGLCSSNSLSFPLRVPREYVARMRMGDPRDPLLLQILPTKQELLAMPGYSHDPLQEQQANKLPGLIHKYRGRVLLTVTGACAINCRYCFRQNFSYEENNPGRAGWQKIVDYVAADPSINEIIFSGGDPLIAKDNLLAQIIQQFSVLPQIKRLRLHTRLPIVIPHRVSQEFTAMLLESGLQIIVVVHANHPNEIDNSVEESLQMMRKAGITVLNQAVLLKNINDDAQVLAELSEKLFSSGCLPYYLHTLDKVVGSAHFDVEISRAREIHWQLSQLLPGYLVPKLVKEVPGVLSKVPVDLLVEN